Genomic segment of Sphingomonas sp. KRR8:
TTATTATGCCCACATTTCGTCGGTTAACACTGCCGTCAACTTGACGGCCAACTTCGGCGCTACAGCTTATGCAAAGACCCCTGGGACGGGCGTTGCTGCGCAATGGGCCTGACACATGCCTGTCAGCCGAGCACTTCGGAGGGCCGAAGTTTCGAAGCCTTCCGTCGCATGGCCAGGCCCATGCCGCCAAAGCCAAGTAGCATCATGAGCCAAGTTGCCGGCTCCGGGATGGCAGCAGTAACTGCGAAGGTGCCTCTCACGTTAGCACCGACACCGGGCATGGAGCCACCAAAGCCCTGCACCGTTCCATTCAGCGGACTGCCGAAGTTGACAGTGTAGGTCGTGGCGGGCAGGCTAATCGCGTAGGTGCTCGCGTTCACTGCTTCGATGAAGCAGGCAAGGTCACATGCCCCTGCCGTGTTGAAGAGGCTCACCACGCTTCCGCTCAACGTTGGCTCTAGGTTTGCACCATTCTGGTAAGCGAACGGAAAAGGCTGGATCTCGAAGGAGAGCAGCTGATTGGTTGTCGTATCGAAGCTGAATGTACCGTAGAACGGGGCATCGAGATTTAGATCAGCGGCACTGGGGTAGATGCTCGATGAGGTTGCGGTGGCCTTCAAGCCATACTCAACGACAGCTGCGTTGGCTGTGCTCGCGACAGTAGCCGCTGCAAGCGTGCCGTAAGCCAAAGCGCAAAGGATACGCATACCGAATCACTCCCTCGTTTGCCGGAAAGCTGAACCTCGGTTAATTATGAGTCGAGCTATTAAGAGTTAACGGGGGTAGATTGATGGCGCTCGCTCGGCAGCGCAGGAGGCAAGCCTTTGCAAACGGCCTGGTGATTTTGAGCTTCCTCGCGCTCGCAGGTTGCGACCCACTGGTGAGACGGTCCGAGGCGGAAGACATCGCGGAAGATCACGCGGAGGCAGCGCAGCAGCGAGCCCTTGCAGCCGCGAATGAGCGAGCCGACGAACTAGAACAGCGATTGAGGCGCGTTGAACAGCGTTTGGGTGAAGCTGAGGGGCAAGTTCACGAGGTCGCCGCGCAAGCCAGCACCACAAGCCAGATCGTCAACAACAATGCCAAAGTCGCCAATAGCAATGCCATGGCGGACATGACGAGGCGGGGCGCATGCGGCACCGAGATGGTCCGGCTGCAATCAGGTGGAGTGATTATCCAGAACAAGACCTGCACTGCGGCGGATTTGAACCGCTGAGCGCTAACGACTTCTTAACCATGGTCTGAGACTATTTGCTCAGACTTGAGGCTTAGAAGGCAGAAGAAGTGGGGGTGATCATGCGACCACCCCCGGTTGAAATTAGCCGCTCATGAGCGGCACGAGCGTCCTCGCCGGGCTAGCGGCGGCGAGTGTGTTGCCGGACGCGGACGAGGCGGTAAGACCCCTTCCGAACGCGGCGAAGGTGTGAGCGAACGTAAACCACTGCACGTCTCCAAGTTGCCCGAGCGAGGCGCTTGTGCGAGACGGAGCTTCTCAGGGCGGTCCGCCGAAGGCGCACAAGCGCTTACTCGGGTGGGTTGCTAACGAGGGCCGGCCTTCGGGTCGGCCCTTTGTTCATCGGCATCTATCGGCTGCCGTACCGTGTCCTCATTTCAAGATTGAATTGCCTCCTACTGTTTGGGAGAGTTATCTAAGAAGGGTTAAGAATCCGCTTTGCCGCGGATAACCTCTCGGTAACTATTCCGCGTTTGAACATTTATCGGCGGCGGCCCCTCTCGCCCGATAAGAGCGGCTTGCGTTTCGGCGGGGCCGACAAGCGAGCCTGGGCTGAACGGTTATCGGCCAAAATACCTCTCGTGAGCGGTGAAACGACGTCCAAAAACTGCTTTATTCTGCCAAGTCTTACCACTGTAGAATGGCGAAACGGTTGACAGCACAAAGCCGAGCAAAGCGCCTAAAGTTCGCACCTTGCTAAATGGCCGGAGCCAGCGGCTCCAAACCGAATAGGTCGTGAAAGTCGGGTTGAGGCAAACTCATCGGGCAGCTCCTTATTGCTGCCGATTGAGTTACAAGCTGAAGCGCGGCAGCGCGTCGGAACATTTGCGCTGGTTGACCACGGTTGAATCACGGCGTGCGAGCGACACACGTTTGAACAATTCGGTTTCGCGGTGTTCGTGAGTGGTTGGCGGGCCGAGACTAATCCTCACCCCTTGCCCGTCTGAGCTGCTCCTGCCGCTTACGAATGAACTCGCTTGTGTTCTTGCAGGCGGCCAGCTCCGCTTCCTCGTCGATTGGATTGGGCTGGGGTACGGAGCGTGACGGTTGCACTCGGACGCTGGGCTTACGTCTTTTGCGTGGGATGCTCGGCTTGATGTTCTGCTTTGCCCGCAAGGCTGCCATTTCAGCCTCGAACTCCCTCCGGTTCTTCTCTCGTATGTCTTCAAGGCGACAGATCGCGGTTGAGAGGTCGTTCTCTCGGCGGGTCACCTGCACAGTCTGGTGCAGCATTCTGGCCGCGACGATCCTGAGAATGGCCTGCTCTATGTCGTCCGTTGCGTCTTCAATATCGTCGAAGTCGCCGGGCTCACGTCTGCCATCGCTCACCGCATCAGCGATCGCGTCATTGATGTGCCCGACCAGCGTTCCGGACGGAGCGTCTTGGATTGCTTGCCCCAGCTCGAAGGCTTGTTGCGCAAGTCTGTAAGGATCGCCGGCCCCAGCTGTGACCCGCATAGCGTTGGCAACAAAGGTTCGCGCCAGCCACGCTAGGTCGTGCATGGCGTGGCGGATCGCCACGTCTTCGCTTGTATGCTCAGGAGCTAGAGTTGGCTTGGGCGGATCGTCGGCCATGTCGATAGGGCTATACCTAATGAGGGCGATTGTAAGCGCCCGAGTACTGCTCAATGCCGGGCTAGTCGTAAGCCTCACGCTGCGTCTTTTTAGGTCGGTCCCTCGCTTGTGCCGCGCTGCGACGTTTGGCGGACGGCGGGGAGATCGAACACCGCAAAGTCGCCCTTGGCGGCACTTTCAAATCCTAGTGGGGTAAAGAGTGGGGTAAGAACTTGCATAAGGCCCGATACTCAAGAGCAAAGTTTGGACGCCTCCGTCTCCGCCAGCGTCTGCCCAGCTCAATTGTTGTCGAATGGCAGACTTAGCCGGTCTCCCATGACGTTGAGCGAACCCAAGCGCACCCCTGCAGCCCTTGTGCAAAAATCGCGCCCGGAACCTTGGACGTGACGGTTGCGTTCCAACAACCGCTGACTTCGCACGCATCACACGCCCGGTCCTGCCGGTCCTTGTGTGCGGTCCGCCCATAACTCGGGAGAAGGCATGATGAAGAAAACCGCTCTGGCCCTTATGCTGGCCGGCTCTGTATCCCTCGGTGCGTGCAGCACCTACAATAACGACGGCATGGCCGACGCCGCCACCGGCGCCGCCGTTGGCGCGGGTGTTGGCGCCGTCGCGGGCGCCGCCCTTCCTGGTGTCAGCACCATCGCCGGTGCGGCCGTTGGCGCTGCCGTTGGCGGTCTCGCCGGCGCGGTCTGGGCCGATCGCAACAACGACGGCTATGCTGACGGCTACGTTCAGAACGGCCAATATTATCAGGGCGCGCCCTCGGGCTGGGACAGCACGACCGGCCGAGTGGCGACCGGTGCCCTCGGTGGCGCAGCGCTTGGCGCGGCCGCCGGTGCTCTGATCCCGGGCGTCAGCGTCCTTGAGGGCGCGGTCGCGGGCGCCGTCGTCGGCGGTCTCGCAGGCGCCGTCTGGGCCGACCAGAACAATGACGGCAAGGTCGATGGCTACGTCTACAATGGCCAGTACTACCAGGGCGCGCCGCCGCAGTCGGCCGCACCGGCCCCGGCTCCAGCCCCGACCTACAGCGCCCCCGTGCGCAGCGGCGAGCGCGGCTAAGCTCTCTCCGTGATGGACTTCGCGTATCGGAAGTCAAATTCGCGTGCCGGTCGCCGCAAGCGGCCGGCACGTCTGTTCCTGGCACTGTTCCTGCCTGCCCTGGCCATCACCACTCCGGTGAGTGCTTCACCGGCGCGAAGCCGCGCTGCGACCGGTCAGTCGGTGGATGATTTCTACGCTGCCCGCGGCGGCGCTCCCCTGTGGCTTGTCCGTGAGAACCAGGGCGCGGCGGAGGCCTTGCTCGACCTGCTGCGCAGCGCCCGGGTGGATGGGCTCGACCCAGCGACTTATCATGTCGGCGACCTCGAGCGCGCCTTTTGGCGAAACGACCGCCGTGCGCAGGAGATGCTGCTCAGCCGGGCGTTCGGCGCCTACGTTCGCGACCTGCGCTTCCGGGCAGCGGACCTTGGCACCATCTTCGTGGATCCTCAGCTTCGTCCGACCGCGCCAAGCCCGCGCGCCGCGCTTGAGGCCGCCGCCGCCGCGCCCTCGCTGACTGCTTACGTTCAGTCGATGGGCTGGATGCATCCTTATTATGCCGAGCTGCGCCGTGATCTCATCCGCGCTACGGACGAGCCAACGCGTCAGCTGCTGACGGTCAACCTCGAACGCGCCCGCCTGCTTCCAGCGCCCGACGCGGGCCGGTTCGTACTCGTCAACGCCGCCGAACAACGCCTTTCGATGTGGGACGGCGGACGGACAGTGGACTCGATGAAAGTCGTGGTCGGCAAGCCGGTCTATCCGACCCCGATGATGGCGGGGTTCATCCGTTACACCGTGCTTCGACCTTACTGGAACGTCCCCGCCGACCTCGCCGCCGAACGAGTGGCTCCATTCGTGGTCAAGTCCGGCGTCGGTTACCTCCGCCAGAAGGGCTACCGGCTGTTGTCCGACTGGTCCGACAACGCGACCCTGGCCGACCCGTCCAAGGTCGATTGGCCAGCAGTGGCGGCCGGGCGTGTCCAGGTCCGCCTTCGGCAGGACCCGGGCCGGCAGAATGCGATGGGCGTGATGAAGTTCATGTTCCCGAACGAGCAGGGGATCTATCTTCACGATACACCGTCGACCGAGCTCTTCGCTGAAGCATCGCGCCTGTTCTCCGGCGGCTGTGTCCGGCTGGAGGCCGCGCCGCGGCTGGCCCAGTGGCTTTACGGTAAGCCGCTGAAGGCGACTGGCACCACGCCCGAACAGCAGGTTCCCCTCGACCGGCCCGTCCCGGTGTTCATCACTTATCTGACCGCCGTGCCGGGGAGCGAGGGCGGCTACGCGGTGTACGATGACATCTACAAGCGCGACGCCCAGCGCATGGCAGAGCTGTTCGGCGGCGCACCGTCCGGCGCCGCGGTGGCCGCGCGCTAGCGGCGCGACCAGTTGGCAACGTAGGTGATCTCGTCCGGACGTGGGCGCCCATAGGCATCGCGCGCCGGATCGAACCGCAGCCGCGGCAGCAGCATGTCACAGATCATCGCGTCGAGCGCGACACTGCCGCTGGTCTGTCGGGCCCGGCAATCGGTGGCCCGGCCGAACGCGTCGACCCGGATGGCGTAGGCGGCGCTTCCGCTTGGGACCGCGAATGAGCGGATCGCGCGGTAGTCGCCTTGGCTGAGCCCGCCGCCAAGCCAGCGCGCGCCGATTCCCTGCCCCCCGCCATCGCCTGGACCGCCGGTCCCGCCACCGCCCGTACCATTCCCGCTTCCGCCCGCGCCATTGCCAGGGCCGGGCGACCGTCCGGAGCCGGCGCTCTGGTCTCGCCCGGGTGCAGGCCCCGGTTCGCGTGCGACCGGCAGCGGAGAGGGCCGTGGCTGCGGTGGCTGCGGAAGCACGATCGGCGCAGCCTTGGCGGCGACATCGCTGGCGCCGGCCTTGTTCTTTGGCGCAGCCTCCCGTTGCCTCGGTTCGGGAGGAGGCGGCAGGGGCGGAGGCGGAGCGACGTTGAAGGTGGCCAGCTGTTCACGCGCCGCGCGGACGAGGGCGGGGCCACGCAAGCCGGCCACCAGCGCCAGACCCAGCGCGACATGCACTGCGACCACCAGTGCCAGGGACCTGGCGGACACCCGATTATCGCGGCGGTACGGCATGACGAGGCTTAAACGCGCGTCGCCCGCCCGAGTGTCAGCCGTCCTGTTCGACGCCGGCAAGGAAGCCGGCCAGAACCCGATTGAAGATGGCGGGCTGTTCGGCGTTGCTGAGGTGCCCGGCGCTCGCAATCTCAACCAGCGCAGCGTGTGGGATCCGGTCCTTCAGATCCTCGCTCAACGAGGGCGGCGTGATACGGTCCTCGTTGCCGCACAGTACCAGCACGGGGCAGCGGATATCACGCACCCGCGTGCGCTGATCGGCGAGCCACACCGCCTCGGCGCCCTGGGCGTAAGCGGCGGGGTCTATTGCCGCCATCGTCTCGATCAGCTCGGTCTGCAGCGCCACGGTCGCGCCGGCCGCCAGCAGTGACCCGACCCGCGCTTCCGCCAGCCCTCGCATTCCGAGGTCGCGCGAAGCTGCAATCGAGCGGTCGTAGATTGCCTGCCCCTCAGGATGACAGGCGAAGCTGTCGGCAAGGATCAACGAGGCGCAGCGCTCGGGCGCCGCGGCATGCATGGCAATCGCCACTACGCCGCCGAGTGACAGCCCGCAGATATGCGCCTGCGTGATGCACAAGGCATCGAGCGCCGCCCAGCAGGACGAAGCGAAGCCATCGCGGCTGGTACCCGCGGCCGGCAGGCTCTCGCCATAACCTGGGTAGTCCAGCGCAACGGTTCGACGCTCCTGGCCAAACGCCTCCAGCTGCGGTCTCCACACGCTCTTGTCCGAGCCGACGCCATGCAGCAGCACCAGCGGAATGCCGGTGCCGCCGGTGTCGTTCACGCCCACCCGGCCCATTGCCGTATCGATTGTCGCCATGGTGCCATCTTGGCAGGTCGGGGTCCCGGCGGCTAGCCGTGGGGCCATGACCCGGATGACCGTCAACGGCCAGGCGCTGGAGTATAAGCTCGATCCGCAGACGCCGCTGCTGTGGGCGCTGCGCGAAGCGTCCAACCTCACGGGGACCAAGCATGGCTGCGACGATGGCGCTTGCGGCGCCTGTACGGTGATCGTTGACGGGCGGGCGGAACGGAGCTGCCAGCTGCCGCTGGGATCACTCGAGGGCTCGGTCGTCACCACGATCGAAGGCTTGTCCGCCAACCGCTCGCATCCGGTGCAGCTGGCCTGGCTGGCCGAGCAGGTCACCCAATGCGGCTTTTGCGAGCCGGGCTTCATCATGGCCATTGCCGCGTTGCTGCAGGCCAGTCCGCGGCCCAGCCAGCAGCAGATCGACGCCCTGCCGAATCGCTGCGCTTGTGGCGCCCAGCCGCGGATCCTGCGCGCGATCCGGCGCGCCTCGGCGGCGATGACCGAGGCCGCGGTGAAGCGCCCCGCAACCCCGCCGAACCGTTAAGCCACGGCTAATCCGCACAAGCGCACCCACAGGTAACAACATCACCTGAGCGAGTGTGCGCCATGCGGTTTTTCCTTCCCTTGCTTCTCCTCTCCGTGGCCGCGCCAGCGCTGGCCGATCCTGGTGACCAGGACGCGGGCGAACGCCGCGCCGAGCGCATCCAGGAACGCCAGCAGCAGCGCGAAGAGCGCGCCGAACGCCCGCCGCCGCCCCGCTTCGAGCGGCCCGCCCCGCAACCCGCGGTGCGAATCGAACAGCCTCAGGCCCCCGTGCCGCAGATCGAGCGGGCGGAGCGTCCATCGTCGCCGCAAGTACGGTTCGACCGGCCGGAACGGCGCTTTGACGGCGGTCAAACCCGTAGCGCCGATGGTGGCGCGCGCTGGCGCGATCGTCAGCCCGAGCAACCGCAGACGCCGCCGCCTGTCGTTGGTGTCGGAGCAGCGGGTCGTCCGAGCGGCGACAGCGTCAGTGACTGGCGTTGGCGCGATCGCCGTGGCGGAGAGCGCCCGGTCACCACGCCGCCGCGCCCTGCCGTCCAGATCGATGGTGCGACCTATACCGATCGCCGGCCACGTGATGGCGACCGCTGGCGGGACCGCGACGGACGCCGTGATGGCGACCAATGGACAGGGCGAAACGGTTCTGACCGGCGTTACGACCGTGACGACTGGCGCAACCGCCGTTCGGACACGGGTGCGTGGCGGCCCGACTGGCGGCGCGATCCACGCTACGACTGGCAGCGTTACCGCGACCGCCATCGGTCGATCTTCCGCATTGGGGTGTACATCGACCCGTTCGGCTGGGGCTATCGCCCGATCAGCACCGGGTGGCAGATCTATCCCGACTATTACTCCCAACGCTACTGGATCGGCGATCCCAGCTACTACAGCCTGCCCATGGTGAGCTGGCCTTATCGCTGGGTGCGTTATTACGACGACGCGCTGCTGGTCGATGTTCGGGACGGGCGGGTAGTTGACGTCATCAACGCTTTCTTCTGGTAGAGGAAAGCACGCCGTCCATCGAAGCGGGCGTTGCCAGAACGGCAGCGCCCGTCTTCCTGTGCGGCTGAGTTTCGCTTGCCCGCAAGGATCCGATGCCGATGACACGCCTGCTTCTGCTGTCCGCCAGCCTCCTGCCGCTTGCGGCCTGCGCCACCACGCCGGCCGTGCCCCCGATGCCGGCGACTCCGCTGGTCCAGCCGGTTCCGGCACCGCCGCCCGCCACGGCGCAAAGCGAACATGCCAAGCTGTTCGCCATCTTCACCGCCAGCGACGAGGCCAGCCTCAAGCGCAATCCTCTGAACGCGCTGTTCCGCGGCGACATGCGCTATTCCGACCAGCTCGGCGACAGCATCACCGATGCCTATTTCACGGGCGAGAAGGCCGCCGCGGAGCATGACCTCGCCGCTCTCGGCACGGTCGACCGCTCGGTCCTCAGCGAGACCGACCAGCTCGCTTACGACACGTTCAAGTTTTCGACGTCGGACACGCTTCGCGGGCTTCAGCCCGACCTGCTCGCACTGACCAAGGTGCGGCCGATGAACCACTTCTACGGCTTCCACACCTTCTATCCCACCTTCGCCAGCGGCAAGGGCGCGGCGCCGTTCAAGACGGTGAAGGACTATGAGGACAATCTCACCCGTCATCATCAGGCGGTGGTCTACCTCGACCGGGCGATCGGGCGCTGGCGCGAGGGACTGGCGAGCGGCGTCGTCGACACCAAACTGACCGTCCGCAACATGATCGAGCAGCTGGACACCCAGCTCAAGCAGCGGCCCGAGGATTCGCCTTATTATGGCCCGGTGAAGGAATTCCCGGCCGGCATCTCGGCCGCGGACCAGGCGCGGCTGCGGGCGGCCACCCGCCAGTCGATTGTCACCGAGCTCTATCCAGCGCTGACCCGCGTGCGTGATTTCCTTCGCGACGACTATCTGCCCCACGCGCGTGACAGCGTGGGCCTGTCGCAGATGAAGGGCGGCGACCAGCTCTATCGGTACCTGGTGAGGTCGACGACGACGCTCGACATGAGCCCCGAGGAAATCCACCAGCTGGGCCTCTCCGAAGTCGCCCGGATCACCGACGGGTTCGAAAAGGTGCGCCAGGAGGTCGGGTTCAAGGGCACGCTGGCCCAATTCTTCGACTATATGCGCACCGCCAAGCGCTTTCAGCCGAAGAGCCGCGAAGGGCTGACGGAGGACTATTACCGCATCGGCA
This window contains:
- a CDS encoding RcnB family protein; the encoded protein is MAAPALADPGDQDAGERRAERIQERQQQREERAERPPPPRFERPAPQPAVRIEQPQAPVPQIERAERPSSPQVRFDRPERRFDGGQTRSADGGARWRDRQPEQPQTPPPVVGVGAAGRPSGDSVSDWRWRDRRGGERPVTTPPRPAVQIDGATYTDRRPRDGDRWRDRDGRRDGDQWTGRNGSDRRYDRDDWRNRRSDTGAWRPDWRRDPRYDWQRYRDRHRSIFRIGVYIDPFGWGYRPISTGWQIYPDYYSQRYWIGDPSYYSLPMVSWPYRWVRYYDDALLVDVRDGRVVDVINAFFW
- a CDS encoding PEPxxWA-CTERM sorting domain-containing protein; amino-acid sequence: MRILCALAYGTLAAATVASTANAAVVEYGLKATATSSSIYPSAADLNLDAPFYGTFSFDTTTNQLLSFEIQPFPFAYQNGANLEPTLSGSVVSLFNTAGACDLACFIEAVNASTYAISLPATTYTVNFGSPLNGTVQGFGGSMPGVGANVRGTFAVTAAIPEPATWLMMLLGFGGMGLAMRRKASKLRPSEVLG
- a CDS encoding (2Fe-2S)-binding protein, producing the protein MTRMTVNGQALEYKLDPQTPLLWALREASNLTGTKHGCDDGACGACTVIVDGRAERSCQLPLGSLEGSVVTTIEGLSANRSHPVQLAWLAEQVTQCGFCEPGFIMAIAALLQASPRPSQQQIDALPNRCACGAQPRILRAIRRASAAMTEAAVKRPATPPNR
- a CDS encoding DUF885 domain-containing protein — its product is MPMTRLLLLSASLLPLAACATTPAVPPMPATPLVQPVPAPPPATAQSEHAKLFAIFTASDEASLKRNPLNALFRGDMRYSDQLGDSITDAYFTGEKAAAEHDLAALGTVDRSVLSETDQLAYDTFKFSTSDTLRGLQPDLLALTKVRPMNHFYGFHTFYPTFASGKGAAPFKTVKDYEDNLTRHHQAVVYLDRAIGRWREGLASGVVDTKLTVRNMIEQLDTQLKQRPEDSPYYGPVKEFPAGISAADQARLRAATRQSIVTELYPALTRVRDFLRDDYLPHARDSVGLSQMKGGDQLYRYLVRSTTTLDMSPEEIHQLGLSEVARITDGFEKVRQEVGFKGTLAQFFDYMRTAKRFQPKSREGLTEDYYRIGKAVEAQIPRFFSTIPKAPLVIRPYEPFREKFEAGGSYEQGTPDGSRPGTFYFNAYDLPSRSTWEETTLFLHEGEPGHHFQISLAQENKDLPEFMRFGGNTAYVEGWALYSETLGYEMGFYKDPYQRFGTLNDEMLRAMRLVVDTGIHSKGWTRDQAIAYMLGHSGMSRTDATAEVERYIAIPSQALAYKLGALTIQRLRHKAETELGPKFDIRDFHAQVLMTGALPLTILEQKIDRWIAERKAA
- a CDS encoding L,D-transpeptidase family protein; its protein translation is MDFAYRKSNSRAGRRKRPARLFLALFLPALAITTPVSASPARSRAATGQSVDDFYAARGGAPLWLVRENQGAAEALLDLLRSARVDGLDPATYHVGDLERAFWRNDRRAQEMLLSRAFGAYVRDLRFRAADLGTIFVDPQLRPTAPSPRAALEAAAAAPSLTAYVQSMGWMHPYYAELRRDLIRATDEPTRQLLTVNLERARLLPAPDAGRFVLVNAAEQRLSMWDGGRTVDSMKVVVGKPVYPTPMMAGFIRYTVLRPYWNVPADLAAERVAPFVVKSGVGYLRQKGYRLLSDWSDNATLADPSKVDWPAVAAGRVQVRLRQDPGRQNAMGVMKFMFPNEQGIYLHDTPSTELFAEASRLFSGGCVRLEAAPRLAQWLYGKPLKATGTTPEQQVPLDRPVPVFITYLTAVPGSEGGYAVYDDIYKRDAQRMAELFGGAPSGAAVAAR
- a CDS encoding alpha/beta fold hydrolase — its product is MATIDTAMGRVGVNDTGGTGIPLVLLHGVGSDKSVWRPQLEAFGQERRTVALDYPGYGESLPAAGTSRDGFASSCWAALDALCITQAHICGLSLGGVVAIAMHAAAPERCASLILADSFACHPEGQAIYDRSIAASRDLGMRGLAEARVGSLLAAGATVALQTELIETMAAIDPAAYAQGAEAVWLADQRTRVRDIRCPVLVLCGNEDRITPPSLSEDLKDRIPHAALVEIASAGHLSNAEQPAIFNRVLAGFLAGVEQDG